In Lathyrus oleraceus cultivar Zhongwan6 chromosome 2, CAAS_Psat_ZW6_1.0, whole genome shotgun sequence, the DNA window tcaccatgagaataacttatgacactttgcataactttttatatagtattctcatagcgggtcaatccggtataaatattactcctaatattcatacctatgtttaagacttgataactatttatccatgatccatgagatgtgatcatcagtctacaaacataatagtcttaatgctttaatgttatcccacttcacattaaagctcgactacggatactttaagaatagtgtccttatgtttaatgtgttctcatgattaagtcacacttaatacattaaacggactatctattccagggactttattaatcaaccataataaagaaaatgcctttagataattcgatacaagtacaaaaagtattggcctctagggcttacaccaacagttcGCCTAGTgagccccaaaataggccacctgaggcacctgcgctCAGAGAAATATCTAAGTCCAGATTTCAtgtgttcgctaggcgaagaatccttcgctaggcgaagaccacgcttcctccttcgctccagcgagtttagATGGTTTTGCTAttggaattgctcgctgggagctcgctagtggctcgcctagcgagtaagtgctagctatgaatttgtccaagtctgggagtgttcgctacTTCCTTCGCCACAGCGAGTTTGATCATTTTGCTATTGTAAAATTCTGGGAATGTTCGCTGGCAGCTCactgggtgctcgcctagcgagcacttcgctacattactcgcctagcgagcatgctgatgattgcttcctttcttggttcctttgccaactttcttgtgtctttgttttctactctttcatgcctaattcctgcacaataacacacaaattaagggtaccaagatcatttcacattgtattgcaaatcatcaaaagtaagggcggtttcgaacactttaactacaaaaaggagtgaaagatgcccacatttgatagctcaaataagcacttttgggcatctaacaataATGCAAGAAAGATTTAGATAGAGTGTGAGATGAATTTTATAAGGAATTGAACTTGTTAAAGTATAGATTGCAGCATGTACCTTAGTTTATGCTTTCTCGTCTCATACTTTATTTGAATTCCAATGTTCATTCAATCTTGATCATCTTCTTTTATGATGTGCATGATACTACTTTgtcatttttcttctttgataatcTTTTTGTTCATAAAAACTATGATTGATACAAGTTGTACTCACATTTGAGACTACCTCAACCTTGAGGTTGAGAGAGATCAAATCTCGTTTACGCAAATACCACATATCTAAAGCTTTTCATCTCCTTACGTGAGATAACTCTAAATCCTACCACAAACCTTAAAAACCTCTAACATTCATTAACCACTAGAGGTTATCACGTGTTGTACTTTTAGCAAGTACAACCTTTGTAATTTTTCCTAAGTCCTCTAGTATCAGGCAAGAAAATCCTTAAAGGTTTAAGGCAAATAAGTTATCTAGTGTGAGACAATAAAGTCTTTCTAGTTTGTAAGACAACGAAGTCCTCTATTGTGGGGCAAGAAAACCTAAAACTAGATTACCTTAGTGGTTGTCTCTAATTAAGTAAAATTTTAGTGGAAATATCTCAAAATGTGAGGGTACTAGATTAGCCTCTAATTAACAAGGTGAACTGGTATAAATTATGTGTGTGGTTTTCTTCCTTATTTTCTTTATATTTTGAGTTTGAGAATATGAAAAGTTTTATTAAACCAACACAATTCAACCTCTTTCCTTTATATATTTTTCTCATCTTCATAACCTTTGTAGAATGACATTTGACAATATTGAATGATAGGTAGAAGATTTATAACTGATCATGATAATACATTTAAATTAGTTTAATGAAATCTAATCCTAATATTTTCATAGTAATAATTTCGTTATTATTTACCGTTTTATAGTCTCTTAATTTATGCAAAATCAATCTACAAACtttttaaattatattaatttttaaatgaTTATTTTATAGCACTAGTTGATGTTGATACAATATAAAACTAAttgttttaaatattttaaataaatttagTGTATCTTAAGTTTTCATTTTTGAATATGAAAAAACAATTTTACAGGTTTAGAATAAATTTTGTTTGTTTGGTTTTTTTAAGTAGAATTGGCATCTATAATTAATTAATGGTGAATATATAAAATAGTTGAGTTTAATTGGTACCTTCATCCAATGAAACaataatatttaataatatatcatattttaatattattttatatgaaaataaattaaaatttaaaatttacTTACATTAATAGTACCTGTACCCAAACAAAACTCATATATatccaaaaatatattttaattatattcAAAATTATGACTTGTGTTTATTGATTTTTGATTTTTACACATTTGCTGATTATTTAACTCATTTTTAATTAAATAGATAAACTATCttttttattctttattataTTTTTGGATTCAGATttatcttttaattttttttaatatcaGATTTGTTTTCTAACTCTTTAAAATGTGTCATGTTAGTCTTTTTTATCTAATTAACGACGAAGTTAATAACTGATACTTAAATTTTGAATAATGCTAACTTTTGTTCTTGGAGCATAAgttaaaaaaaatcataaataaaaaaattatattgaAATAAAAATGACATCATTAATTATACATTTATATTAAATTTAAcatataatttttaaaaaaaatattatatttatcTCTTAACTTGTATCCAAAAATACAAGTTAGCATTACTCTAAAATCTTTTATGTCTTTAATTAGACAAAAAGAACGACCATGATAAATTTTGAAGAATTTATAAATCAATTTAAGAGAAAAAAATTAAGTATGTGAATTCAAAGATATAGTTAATTTAAAGACATAGCTAAGAGACCATAATAATATTGTTTTGTAATTAAATGTATTCAAATATAAATTATAGTTAAAGGACTTAAAGGTCAACATTCAACCATTAGCATATCTAATGGTCGATATTCTTCTATAAATTACAAACATTTCTTTTGTTAAACTTCAACCCTCTTCTAAAGGAGCGATCGCTCTTTTGTACAAAACAAACCTCTTCTATCTCACACTCACTCATAACAAAGCAATTATGAAACCTTCTCTCTTTCGAACCGGTTCAGTCCCGGTTCTCCCAGGTTCACCTCGAACCTCTCTCTCACGCCAAGTTTCTTTTTCCGGCGACAAAAACCACCACGTTCAATCTCCAAGGCTTTCACTGCATTTCCACTCCACCGACCAGCATTCAAACGGGATCAGCAGAGAGTTATCGGAAAGCGCTGCAATACGATCACCAAACGAGAATTTCGGATTTTCTAGGAACCTGAATCGATCCGGATCACAGTATTTTCCTTTGGAGGAGGCCGGACTCGGCGGCGGCGGATGCGATCACGGTGATGTGATAGTCGCCAGCGGCGGAAACGGCGGTGAAAGGATTAAAATCGGCGCGTACTATGAGGAAATGTTGAAGTCAAATCCAACGGACGCGCTTTTGCTTAGAAACTACGGCAAATTTCTTCACGAGGTTAGTCAAATTGTTCCATAATTGATTATCtttcgaaaataaaaacaaatacTCAAATAAGTGATTTGTGCAGGTAGAAAAAAATTTGGTGAGAGCAGAGGAATATTACGGAAGAGCAATTCTAGCGAATCCTGAAGATGGCGAGTTGCTTTCTCTGTACGGAAAGTTGATATGGGAAATGAATAGAGATGAAGAAAGAGCTCAATCTTACTTCGATCAAGCCATTCATGCTGCTCCTGATGATAGGTATTTTACATTCATATGTTGAAACTGATATCAAATGAGTATAAAAAATTCGTCTAGGCCTTTTAATAAGTGTTTGTATATTATTGGTGTTATAATTTTTATTTGGTTTTTGTTTAAATGTAGTACCGTGTTAGGATCCTATGCACACTTCATGTGGGAAGCGGAGGAGGTGGTGGCTAACGGTGGAGAAATGAAGGGGAAAGAGGAAGAATCGGCGGCCGAGCTTACAGCTCCATTTTAATAGTTATTTAGTGCATGTTTGGATAAATGGTGAGTTTGAAGAAATAATGTGACATAACTTGATAGCCATACTCACATTTAGTCCGAATGTGTAATTTATATAGTTCTAACTGGCGTCAATGCGAAAGGTTATGCAACAATAATGGTCTTATTCTCTTTTGTTGGATGCATCTCTATCTTCAACAATAATGGCTGTAACATGTAATGTAATGTAACTTCTTTTTCTTGAACACATGCAATGTAACTATGTACATGTACATTAACTCTGGAAAATATATGAGTATCTTAAAATATGTCTTTTTTTGTCTATGATTTTAGGTATGAATGTATTAAACGTGTGTGATTAGAACTCCTTGTTGAAATAGTTACAGTTCTAAGTTCCACACTAACTTTAGATCagttttttctttctttttcaagCAGCTTATCTTCTAAATTGAAATATAGCTATACATGAGTATCAAAATATCAAGTTACTGTGATTCAATCAGAGCCCACTTTTTCTAAAATTGAATAGAAAACATCTAATCTTAACTGTTGTTGATAAGGTAACTACAAGATGGTGCTTTCCTTTTAGAAAAATATCTGTCTTTAGGATTAGAAGTTGAGCAATCCTTCTTTCTATTATTCTATTATTACAGACAAATTAAAGTGCCACCCCACAGATCATATAACTATTACTTTACCAAGTTAAATCAATGGATAAACACGAATATAGGGGTTTTATTTGATAATTAAGTGGGTGATTTAAATATATAATTGAAAGAATATATCACATGGATGTAGTCATGTGGATCCCAGTTGAAAAAGAGACGGACTCTAAAATCTTATTTTATTTGTATTCTTATCATGTAATCATATTTTTTATCATCATTTTATCTAGATAGATGTTTAATTTGAATCTATAACATGCTCTTAAGTAAAATCTTCACACATGTCCATATCATTAGGCAAATCATGTCTATTTTATTTAACTTTTAACAGCTTTAGTTCTATTCCAATGCACGGAAAAAGGTAAAAATACCTAATTTGGTTTAGAGTATGAAATTAGGTTTAAAATCAAATTTATGTTGATATTAACTCCTCGACACTTCGACACTCACACAATTTTGACACACGGCATTTCGATGATAATAGTCTCTGTCGAAAATATTGTTTTGACAcagaattacaattcaacaattACAGTTAGAAACAAATATTTTTGAAACATTTAGTTTGAAATCGATTATAACTGAACCAACATGACCATGTCTAAACTTCAACCTCATTTCTCGATTATAATTTTGATTTCTCCCCCATTCAAATCAAACAAGTACAACATTTGCTCTTTGCCACTGCTCCCCTTTCAAATTGAGTACCACCATTAGAACAAAGGAAGAAACGAGGTTTATGTAAATATCATAATTTTTTAGAGCATAAAACCttgttttcttttcagggatcttgttCGGAACACACTGAACGAAGGAAGGTTGAAGTTTGCTAAAGGAAAAACACCAATGAAGATCGACTCTGACCCGTTACAAGTCGGAGATGCCAACTATGTGGAGCTTGTGGCGATCAATATGGTCAAAATTATTGAGGATTTTGACATGGCAGAATTCGAGGATAATGAAAATTAGATTGAAGTTGCGTATCCAAAGGCTGGTGAAGGGCTTGTGGAATTCCTCCACAGGTGCAAAGTTGAAGATTCAAAGGTGATGTTGTGTCCTCAATATAGTGTTGTATTTGATAAGAAAGCTGCAAAGAAGGTCGAGGGAGCccaacaaacaaagaagaaggAGAATTGGAGGAAGCATATGCCCCAAATTTATTTCGATAAGAGAGGGGTTCCGCAGAAGAAGGAACATGTTTCTACTCAGCAGAGAGCTACACCTAACACTTATGTATCTACGTCCAAGGCTCCCCAACGAAGGTGGACAAACCCCGTTGGCAAGGAGCAGGCTGGAAATCCTAAATGGAGAAACTTTGAGATTGGTCGAGGTTCCTCGTTAACTTATCGAGAGAACTTCCAGGTGTCAGAAAGGCACTCATATGGGCTTAGTAATCACAAAGGAAAAAACCATATGTCAAGGACATAATGGAGAAGGTTCCAAAGAAAGAAGAAATCTGAGAGGGAGGCGGCATAATCAAGAAACAATAAACAACATCAAAGTCAAACAAATGAACATGTGAAGAAACCAGTGTTTTCTCCTAAGACAAGTCAGTCAAAGGAAAATGGGAAAGAGAGGGTATCGTTGAAGGAGGACAAATTAGTAACAGACAATTTCAACTCTGGGTCAGAAGATGATTTTGATGTGCTGTGTAACGTGGTCTCTGTACTTCCTAGGGAGTATGATTGTGTGACGGAGGTTGTGAGCCTGAAGATTGTGAGGAAGAGGAGATGGCGAGACACAAGTCAGTATGTTACTTCTTGATGAACAATGGTTGTATAGAGGAATATAGCGCATTTTTTAAAGGCTTCGTGAGGGGATGAAAATTCATTTGAAACCCCTTTTTTATAAGGGAAAAGTTGGAAAAGGCGACGGTGAATAAAAATTTGGTGGATGGTGGGGCATCTGTGAATTTGATGCCCTACTTCTTGTTGGAAAAAATTGGGAAGTTCGATACATACTTAAGGCCCCA includes these proteins:
- the LOC127119755 gene encoding uncharacterized protein LOC127119755; this translates as MKPSLFRTGSVPVLPGSPRTSLSRQVSFSGDKNHHVQSPRLSLHFHSTDQHSNGISRELSESAAIRSPNENFGFSRNLNRSGSQYFPLEEAGLGGGGCDHGDVIVASGGNGGERIKIGAYYEEMLKSNPTDALLLRNYGKFLHEVEKNLVRAEEYYGRAILANPEDGELLSLYGKLIWEMNRDEERAQSYFDQAIHAAPDDSTVLGSYAHFMWEAEEVVANGGEMKGKEEESAAELTAPF